One window of Dechloromonas sp. ZY10 genomic DNA carries:
- a CDS encoding DUF1800 family protein, whose protein sequence is MRSRSGAILIRCGLAVLCALPLSAAMAATPGQTPLAAEAARAWLNRFGYGADRASLAATVGQTPQQLLRRAIHGPAQYPPAVAAVLAASPAAQPLSVLWPLYGPGGSEKMNQPARRQPEQSEVVRSQREVDGRELLQAAVADRLLQSANSDNPGHEVLLNFWLNHFSIHGLKTINQFLAADYVRTLQAALREDRFLALLEASFYHPAMQVYLDNIRSTAPDSLLGERAAQRGETPGINENLARELLELHTLGVNGGYSQGDVQALARIITGAGILNNRLPPARVEAAGAERRGYFFFDPARHDFGAKRLLGVDYPAGRGSEEIHRALQQLAQHPATGRHLAGKLARRFLADEPPPALVAAMAAAFQRSGGRISATLQPLLDSPEFARSLQAPGKFKEPLDYLLSAARAVCDGQPMANGRFFWRAAQELGQAPLLRTTPDGYGSQEADWLSSPALGKRVRLAQDLAGGRLPLLRLPEEGGRRAAACQPQLAAVRAAVGPLSATSSAALAGLGSSDEIAALLASPEFMRR, encoded by the coding sequence ATGCGGTCTCGTTCTGGTGCGATCCTGATTCGTTGCGGCCTGGCCGTGCTCTGTGCCCTGCCGCTGTCGGCGGCAATGGCGGCAACGCCGGGGCAGACCCCGCTTGCTGCCGAGGCCGCGCGGGCCTGGCTGAATCGCTTTGGCTACGGTGCCGACCGCGCCAGCCTGGCGGCCACCGTCGGCCAGACGCCGCAGCAGCTGCTGCGGCGGGCGATCCACGGGCCGGCCCAATATCCGCCGGCGGTCGCGGCAGTACTCGCGGCCTCACCGGCGGCGCAGCCCTTGAGCGTACTGTGGCCGCTGTACGGCCCGGGCGGCAGCGAAAAAATGAACCAGCCGGCCCGCCGCCAGCCCGAACAAAGCGAAGTGGTGCGCTCGCAACGCGAGGTGGACGGGCGCGAACTGCTCCAGGCGGCTGTTGCCGACCGGCTGCTGCAGAGCGCCAATTCGGACAACCCCGGGCATGAGGTGCTGCTCAATTTCTGGCTCAATCATTTCTCGATCCACGGGCTCAAGACGATCAACCAGTTTCTCGCCGCCGATTACGTCCGGACCTTGCAGGCGGCGCTGCGCGAGGATCGTTTTCTGGCCTTGCTCGAAGCCAGCTTTTACCACCCGGCGATGCAGGTCTATCTCGACAACATCCGCTCGACCGCCCCTGATTCGCTGCTGGGCGAGCGCGCCGCACAGCGCGGCGAAACGCCGGGGATCAACGAAAACCTGGCCCGCGAACTGCTCGAACTGCACACCCTGGGCGTCAATGGCGGTTACAGCCAGGGCGACGTGCAGGCGCTGGCGCGGATCATCACCGGCGCCGGCATCCTCAATAACCGGCTGCCGCCGGCCCGGGTCGAGGCGGCCGGGGCCGAGCGGCGCGGCTATTTCTTCTTCGACCCGGCGCGCCACGACTTCGGCGCCAAGCGCCTGCTCGGGGTCGATTACCCGGCCGGTCGAGGCAGCGAGGAAATCCACCGGGCCTTGCAGCAACTGGCGCAGCACCCGGCGACCGGCCGCCATCTGGCCGGCAAGCTGGCGCGGCGTTTTCTTGCCGACGAACCGCCGCCGGCGCTGGTCGCGGCGATGGCCGCCGCGTTTCAGCGCAGCGGCGGGCGGATTTCGGCGACCTTGCAGCCCTTGCTCGATAGCCCTGAGTTTGCCCGCTCGCTGCAGGCGCCGGGCAAATTCAAGGAGCCGCTCGATTACCTGTTGTCGGCAGCACGGGCTGTGTGCGACGGGCAGCCGATGGCGAACGGCCGCTTTTTCTGGCGCGCGGCGCAGGAGCTGGGGCAGGCGCCCTTGCTGCGGACCACGCCGGATGGTTACGGCAGCCAGGAGGCCGACTGGCTGTCGTCGCCGGCGCTGGGCAAACGGGTGAGGTTGGCGCAGGACCTGGCCGGCGGCCGGCTGCCGCTGCTCCGCTTGCCAGAGGAAGGGGGGCGCCGGGCGGCGGCTTGTCAGCCCCAGCTTGCGGCTGTGCGCGCGGCAGTCGGGCCTTTGAGCGCGACCTCCAGCGCGGCGCTGGCCGGATTAGGGAGCAGCGACGAAATCGCCGCCTTGCTCGCCAGCCCCGAATTCATGCGCCGTTAA
- a CDS encoding putative quinol monooxygenase yields MTVHVFASLQPKPDHREKVALALKSLVSATRAEPGNITYDLFIAGEGDRGFYLIESYTDVAAFEAHKASRHYLDYREKVAEWLLALPSVKVLYPLDAIGSQPT; encoded by the coding sequence ATGACCGTTCACGTCTTTGCCAGTTTGCAACCCAAACCGGATCACCGGGAAAAAGTTGCGCTGGCGCTGAAATCGCTGGTCAGCGCCACCCGGGCAGAGCCCGGTAACATTACCTATGACCTTTTTATTGCAGGAGAGGGTGACAGAGGCTTTTACCTCATTGAAAGTTACACCGATGTGGCTGCCTTTGAGGCCCACAAGGCAAGTCGGCATTACCTCGACTATCGTGAAAAAGTGGCTGAATGGCTGCTGGCGTTACCGAGCGTAAAGGTGCTTTATCCCCTCGATGCAATTGGTAGCCAACCAACTTGA
- a CDS encoding M14 family murein peptide amidase A codes for MCCISRCLPGLPLLLLALLLPRAVLAEDWCAAIGKRLKSVPAAQCRALGLQPAAARSQQGRALMWRDLPPPAKKLASRQPGGRAPRVLVIGGIHGDELTSAALVFRWLPWMQEGEATHYHWRVIPVANPDGLLAGKPTRVNANGVDLNRNFATPDWHKDAHAYWQRKTERDPRRYPGKAASSEPETRWLESEIGQFRPDVIVSVHAPYGLLDYDGPARQPQRFGQLTLSRLGVYPGSLGNYGGVHKNVPVVTIELPHANAMPPAREQRAIWADMLNWLRRNIVARG; via the coding sequence ATGTGCTGTATTTCCCGCTGTCTTCCTGGTTTGCCGCTGCTCTTGCTGGCCTTGCTCCTGCCCCGGGCGGTGTTGGCCGAGGACTGGTGCGCCGCCATCGGCAAGCGCTTGAAGAGCGTGCCGGCGGCGCAATGCCGGGCGCTCGGGCTGCAGCCGGCGGCGGCGCGGTCGCAGCAAGGGCGGGCCTTGATGTGGCGCGACCTGCCGCCACCGGCCAAGAAACTGGCCAGCCGCCAGCCTGGGGGGCGGGCGCCCCGGGTGCTGGTGATCGGCGGCATTCATGGCGACGAACTGACCTCGGCGGCGCTGGTTTTCCGCTGGCTGCCGTGGATGCAGGAAGGCGAGGCAACGCATTACCACTGGCGGGTGATTCCGGTTGCCAACCCGGACGGCCTGCTGGCCGGCAAGCCGACCCGGGTCAATGCCAACGGCGTCGATCTCAACCGCAACTTCGCCACGCCCGACTGGCACAAGGACGCGCACGCCTACTGGCAGCGCAAGACCGAACGCGATCCCCGGCGCTATCCCGGCAAGGCGGCGAGTTCGGAACCGGAAACCCGCTGGCTGGAAAGTGAAATCGGCCAGTTCCGCCCGGATGTGATCGTCAGCGTCCATGCCCCCTACGGCTTGCTCGACTACGACGGACCGGCCCGCCAGCCGCAGCGTTTCGGGCAACTGACGCTGAGCCGTCTTGGCGTCTATCCCGGCTCGCTCGGCAACTATGGCGGGGTGCACAAGAATGTGCCGGTGGTCACCATCGAGCTGCCGCATGCGAACGCGATGCCGCCGGCGCGCGAACAGCGGGCGATCTGGGCGGACATGCTGAACTGGCTGCGCCGCAATATCGTGGCGCGGGGCTGA
- the serS gene encoding serine--tRNA ligase: MLDIQQLRSNLDAVAAGLAKRGKPIDFTEFSALEAERKTLQTRTQDLQAQRNSLSKQIGMLKGKGEDASAVMAQVGALGDELKASEVRLGELLEKFNAILAALPNIPDESVPVGEDETGNVEAKRWGSPRAFDFPVKDHTDVGENLGQLDFATAAKISGARFSLLKGGVARLHRALAQFMLDTHTGLHGYTEVYAPYLVNAASLYGTGQLPKFEEDLFKVLRGDQDPLYLIPTAEVPVTNIVRDEILAGEALPLKFVCHTPCFRSEAGSGGRDVRGMIRQHQFEKIELVQIVHPDQSAAAHEELTGHAEAILEALELPYRRMVLCSGDMGFSAAKTYDLEVWLPAQDTYREISSCSNFGAFQARRMQARFRNDKNKPELVHTLNGSGLAVGRTLVAVLENNQQADGSVVIPTALRPYMGGLEVLTPAG, translated from the coding sequence ATGCTCGACATCCAGCAACTCCGCTCCAACCTCGACGCCGTCGCCGCCGGTCTGGCCAAGCGCGGCAAGCCCATCGACTTTACCGAATTCTCGGCCCTTGAAGCCGAGCGCAAAACGCTACAGACCCGCACGCAAGACCTGCAGGCGCAGCGCAACAGTCTCTCCAAGCAGATCGGCATGTTGAAGGGCAAGGGCGAAGATGCATCGGCGGTGATGGCCCAGGTCGGTGCCCTTGGCGACGAGCTCAAGGCTTCGGAAGTGCGCCTCGGCGAGTTGCTGGAAAAATTCAACGCCATCCTCGCCGCGCTGCCCAACATTCCGGACGAATCGGTCCCGGTCGGCGAAGACGAAACCGGCAACGTCGAAGCCAAGCGCTGGGGCAGCCCGCGCGCCTTCGACTTCCCGGTCAAGGACCACACCGACGTCGGCGAAAACCTCGGCCAGCTCGACTTCGCCACCGCCGCCAAGATCTCCGGCGCCCGCTTCTCGCTGCTCAAGGGCGGCGTCGCCCGCCTGCACCGCGCGCTCGCCCAGTTCATGCTCGACACCCACACCGGCCTGCACGGCTACACCGAAGTCTACGCCCCCTACCTGGTCAACGCCGCCAGCCTCTACGGCACCGGCCAGCTGCCCAAGTTCGAGGAAGACCTGTTCAAGGTGCTGCGCGGCGACCAGGACCCGCTCTACCTGATCCCGACCGCCGAAGTGCCGGTAACCAACATCGTCCGCGACGAAATCCTCGCCGGCGAAGCCCTGCCGCTCAAGTTCGTCTGCCACACCCCCTGCTTCCGCTCCGAAGCCGGCTCCGGCGGCCGCGACGTGCGCGGCATGATCCGCCAGCACCAGTTCGAAAAAATCGAACTGGTCCAGATCGTCCACCCCGACCAGTCCGCCGCCGCGCACGAAGAACTCACCGGCCACGCCGAAGCCATCCTCGAAGCGCTGGAACTGCCCTACCGCCGCATGGTGCTCTGCTCCGGCGACATGGGCTTCTCCGCCGCCAAGACCTACGACCTCGAAGTCTGGCTGCCGGCGCAGGACACCTACCGCGAAATCTCCTCCTGCTCCAACTTCGGCGCCTTCCAGGCCCGCCGCATGCAGGCCCGCTTCCGCAACGACAAGAACAAGCCGGAACTGGTGCACACCCTCAACGGCTCCGGCCTCGCCGTCGGCCGCACCCTGGTCGCGGTACTGGAAAACAACCAGCAAGCCGACGGCAGCGTCGTCATCCCGACCGCACTGCGCCCCTACATGGGCGGGCTGGAAGTACTGACCCCGGCGGGGTAA